The following proteins are co-located in the Hyalangium minutum genome:
- a CDS encoding AI-2E family transporter, producing MMNWRKSQVTPRTVFTVGFSVLAVVVLAVLVVKTRVALTLTGIAVLLAMALEHGVSRLERAGLRRWQAIAVVLTALIVLVTALGLLVIPAAFAQGEALLNQFPSLMKQVRSLRIFRMVNSHLSSLSQFFSPRDEAAAPAEAIGKIAVPPLLHAIGGVVSLLAGSLTVFFLVLFMLVFGGGLLQRILKQAPLAHRERYERVMGKIYHATGGYLSGLTLICTINATLTTTMLALLGMPFFLPLGIASGFSSMVPYMGPIVAGAFITLLTWATGGGIKALAVLVYFIIYGQIEGNVLAPLVFRRTVHVNPLLILLAVLFCAELAGVVGAVVAVPVVATVQIIIRELLLLRQERALAPPV from the coding sequence ATGATGAACTGGCGGAAGTCTCAGGTGACACCCCGGACGGTGTTCACCGTGGGCTTCTCGGTGCTGGCGGTGGTGGTGCTGGCGGTGCTGGTGGTCAAGACACGGGTGGCGCTCACGCTCACGGGTATCGCCGTGTTGCTGGCGATGGCGCTCGAGCATGGGGTGTCCCGGCTGGAGCGAGCGGGGTTGCGGCGGTGGCAGGCCATCGCGGTGGTGCTCACGGCGCTGATCGTGCTGGTGACGGCGCTGGGGCTGCTGGTCATCCCCGCCGCCTTCGCGCAGGGCGAGGCGCTGCTCAACCAGTTCCCCTCCTTGATGAAGCAGGTGCGCTCACTGCGCATCTTCCGGATGGTCAACTCGCACCTGTCCTCCCTGTCGCAGTTCTTCAGCCCGAGGGACGAGGCGGCCGCGCCGGCCGAGGCGATTGGGAAGATCGCGGTGCCGCCGCTGCTGCATGCCATTGGCGGGGTGGTGAGCCTGCTGGCTGGGTCCCTCACCGTCTTCTTCCTGGTGCTGTTCATGCTGGTGTTCGGCGGAGGGCTGCTGCAGCGAATACTGAAGCAGGCCCCCCTCGCGCACCGCGAGCGCTACGAGCGGGTGATGGGAAAGATCTACCACGCCACGGGCGGCTACCTCTCCGGGCTGACGCTCATCTGCACCATCAACGCCACGCTGACGACGACCATGCTGGCGCTGCTGGGCATGCCCTTCTTCCTGCCGCTGGGCATCGCGAGCGGCTTCTCCAGCATGGTGCCGTACATGGGCCCCATCGTCGCGGGCGCCTTCATCACCCTGCTCACGTGGGCCACGGGAGGCGGCATCAAGGCGCTGGCGGTGCTCGTGTACTTCATCATCTACGGACAGATCGAGGGCAACGTGCTGGCGCCGCTGGTGTTCCGCCGCACCGTCCACGTCAACCCGCTGCTCATCCTGCTGGCGGTGCTCTTCTGCGCGGAGCTTGCGGGCGTCGTCGGCGCGGTGGTGGCCGTGCCGGTGGTGGCCACGGTGCAGATCATCATTCGCGAGCTGCTCCTGCTGCGGCAAGAGCGCGCGCTGGCGCCTCCGGTATGA
- a CDS encoding DedA family protein: protein MDRGLLGYLLSHGSYALLFGALVAGGVGVPLPEDLVLLTSGALAHLGVVKLPLAIGVCYCGVLTGDLLLFHTARKLGPKVFEQRWLRGLITAERRQHITRLYERHGGKVIFIGRHMSVLRVLVFAMAAVQGVRTRTFLFWDALALTLSAPLLVGLGYVFAQSIDRVAAGFGRAEHLLAIAVGGGLALLILSRTVMVRRHKRRA, encoded by the coding sequence ATGGATCGTGGACTGCTGGGCTACCTGCTCTCGCACGGCTCCTACGCGCTGCTGTTCGGGGCGCTGGTGGCCGGAGGCGTCGGGGTCCCGCTCCCCGAGGACCTCGTGTTGCTCACGAGCGGGGCGCTGGCGCACCTGGGGGTGGTGAAGCTCCCGCTGGCCATCGGCGTGTGCTACTGCGGGGTGCTCACCGGAGATCTGCTGCTGTTCCACACGGCGCGGAAGCTGGGCCCCAAGGTCTTCGAGCAGCGGTGGCTCCGGGGGCTGATCACCGCCGAGCGGCGCCAGCACATCACCCGGCTCTACGAGCGGCATGGGGGCAAGGTCATCTTCATCGGGCGGCACATGTCCGTGCTGCGCGTGCTCGTCTTCGCGATGGCGGCGGTGCAGGGCGTGCGCACCCGGACGTTCCTCTTCTGGGATGCGCTGGCGCTGACCCTCAGCGCGCCGCTGCTGGTGGGGCTTGGTTACGTGTTCGCCCAGAGCATCGACCGGGTGGCGGCGGGCTTTGGGCGGGCGGAGCACCTGCTGGCCATCGCCGTGGGCGGCGGACTGGCGCTCCTCATCCTGAGCCGGACCGTGATGGTCCGGCGGCACAAGCGAAGGGCCTGA
- the bioA gene encoding adenosylmethionine--8-amino-7-oxononanoate transaminase, which translates to MKRADIVTLDKRHVWHPYTAMETYIAQTDPMVVVRAEGPYLYDADGRRYLDANGSWWVSTLGHRHPRLVKALVEQASALAHVSLAGITHEPAARLAEELVAIAPGAERAGLPTDQRLSRVFYSDNGSTAVEVAIKMAAQYWAQNGRPQRTRFITLSGAFHGETVGATSVGGVPLFREVFGPLLFDVVHVPSPAEEGGWERAFAAVERTLREQGDTVAGVILEPVLQGAAGMQLYSPAFVKAVREATRAVDTFLIADEVFTGLGRTGARFAVDLADVVPDLLCLAKALSGGLLPFGATLATERVFSGFLGAKDRALYYGHSYCGNPLGSAVAREVLAVYRDEDVLGQVARKSIRVKAAFERMASTVPGLVRPRALGMVGAVDLGGGGYLSHGGWRVYEAARRRGLYLRPLGDTVYIAPALNIPDEALDELLHGVEASLREVAGS; encoded by the coding sequence GTGAAGCGAGCGGACATCGTCACCCTGGACAAGCGGCACGTCTGGCACCCGTACACGGCGATGGAGACCTACATCGCCCAGACCGACCCGATGGTGGTGGTCCGCGCCGAGGGCCCCTACCTCTATGACGCGGACGGCCGCCGCTACCTGGATGCGAACGGCTCGTGGTGGGTGTCCACCCTGGGACACCGGCACCCACGGCTGGTGAAGGCACTGGTGGAGCAGGCCTCGGCGCTGGCCCACGTGTCCCTCGCGGGCATCACCCACGAGCCGGCGGCCCGGCTGGCGGAGGAGCTCGTGGCCATTGCGCCCGGAGCGGAGCGGGCCGGGCTGCCCACGGACCAGCGGCTCTCTCGCGTCTTCTACTCGGACAACGGGAGCACGGCGGTGGAGGTGGCCATCAAGATGGCCGCGCAGTACTGGGCGCAGAACGGCCGGCCCCAGCGCACGCGCTTCATCACGCTCTCCGGCGCCTTCCACGGCGAGACGGTGGGCGCCACGAGCGTGGGCGGCGTGCCGCTGTTCCGCGAGGTGTTCGGGCCGCTGCTGTTCGACGTGGTGCACGTGCCCTCGCCAGCGGAGGAGGGTGGCTGGGAGCGGGCGTTCGCGGCGGTGGAGCGGACGCTGCGCGAGCAGGGCGACACGGTGGCGGGCGTCATCCTCGAGCCGGTGCTCCAGGGCGCGGCGGGCATGCAGCTCTACTCCCCGGCCTTCGTGAAGGCGGTGCGCGAGGCCACGCGCGCGGTGGACACGTTCCTCATCGCGGACGAGGTGTTCACCGGCCTGGGGCGCACGGGCGCGCGCTTCGCGGTGGACCTCGCGGACGTGGTACCGGACCTGCTGTGCCTGGCCAAGGCGCTGAGCGGCGGGCTCTTGCCCTTCGGCGCGACGCTGGCGACGGAGCGGGTGTTCTCGGGCTTCCTCGGTGCGAAGGACCGGGCGCTGTACTACGGGCACTCGTACTGCGGGAACCCGCTGGGGTCCGCGGTGGCGCGCGAGGTGCTCGCGGTGTACCGGGACGAGGACGTGCTGGGGCAGGTGGCGCGCAAGTCGATCCGGGTGAAGGCCGCCTTCGAGCGGATGGCCTCCACGGTGCCGGGCCTGGTGCGGCCCCGGGCGCTGGGCATGGTGGGTGCGGTGGACCTGGGCGGCGGCGGGTACCTGTCCCATGGGGGTTGGCGCGTGTACGAGGCCGCACGCCGCCGCGGTCTCTACTTGAGGCCACTGGGGGATACGGTCTACATCGCGCCCGCGCTCAACATCCCGGACGAGGCCTTGGACGAGCTGCTCCACGGCGTGGAGGCCTCGCTGCGTGAAGTGGCTGGGAGCTGA
- a CDS encoding VPA1262 family protein, with amino-acid sequence MNPFAQHLALLADDARFRALASDSSGTLAQLSLWLLELHLPTGSETRLLYGWVVPSPGEVTGHWAATKPDWKKLEPGSATAGEYRMVRLTLTALPRHVNAVLKGLGEARTLSESCAVAGLSAPEFFGELRLGEDAGAVARRYAPGPIRFLSPSVTGPSRVRTRQPLTSPSSSSPVRSCAVTDARKIELWVKQRGPGSPPPGARPTRDTLPGADDLARGCLEYLESETGLVFTGADAKRLGDIEWICPSATDVFENKFVTVRTRRERDEDDEIIAKAVQVSVHPGPLPTGTRLLARCRLYYGEEVAHDECRHTSVGGPLLEFPCTSELTRILVTIWYLDKNDNAHIWFESDSPLIREMSMGMGVSGLKGHLETPWTQSMERAHKQVKERAAKVRAIDQVSYRISSTGKRSSRELAEQAASALAARLFPERSEARFFPKGWDKQEGPGLLGFVEWFRELTDDASATAFVIVDPFFDDVGIYEFLGRARGTQAEYVVLTNTQVPSKDDESPKGEPKKKPRRERIPETCKNLLGVLAQLRLTVLDLQSKGNNRDELFHDRYILVYGDEAQLVKGFVLSNSLQGATRNAPLLVVPIPPDTLESVGEYIAALRAADPQVVPNAQLVTLFASGAERKGRLQQPGPKGVPDAALFFSRLLGDPALEGLDEMRLRTSLEAAHLLVNGRYEPSPAALQVLDPFIEQMITADEATFLRLWMALSSWRAELQGERRAFEEELARRMPRLASRLEQLLASAPWRDAPFGTKGVALDPGAIGLGHLFFRPYAQVLDDAQSLDSYRFRYYGEQNRSVRSAVNDLAEVAPERLVGVVEQVAVRLPPEAQRHSNDPAHVAAMHVLLPALGAIVDALHDDNGGALTSRMFRSSIPFMRALATARVAHAATVSDALQQLQQLELTERLVALAEMTSELRVQANRNDFQETEDVRTVRMQLFDALIALWPPSPEGAQQLPLVSRLGGPGEAGWALSTTQELLAPLVTAGKLTWDDVLKHWGTLLETRLKSLIGTEPRSYMFNQHEDPDLSEAVAWSLVRATREAREAQLKAIRAVVDKARRQLAVPFARSRDYTRWSGARDELEWVWATAGLILLAGSAELPAAELEPWRELLQLIQPLLERAPKGHTVALQEFRNEVSEQLGRATSLP; translated from the coding sequence ATGAATCCCTTTGCCCAACACCTCGCTCTCCTCGCCGACGACGCGCGCTTTCGTGCCCTGGCCTCCGACAGCTCCGGCACCCTCGCGCAGCTGAGCCTGTGGCTGCTCGAACTGCACCTGCCTACCGGCAGCGAGACGCGACTGCTCTACGGCTGGGTCGTCCCGTCACCCGGGGAGGTGACGGGCCATTGGGCCGCAACCAAACCCGACTGGAAGAAGCTGGAGCCTGGGAGCGCCACGGCTGGCGAGTACCGCATGGTTCGGCTCACACTCACGGCCCTTCCTCGGCATGTCAACGCGGTCCTCAAAGGCTTGGGGGAGGCTCGCACGCTCTCCGAGAGCTGTGCCGTGGCTGGCCTCTCGGCCCCCGAGTTCTTTGGAGAGCTCCGCTTGGGCGAGGATGCCGGAGCGGTCGCCCGCCGATATGCGCCGGGCCCCATCCGCTTTCTCTCGCCAAGTGTGACCGGGCCGTCGCGCGTCCGCACACGGCAACCGCTGACCAGCCCCTCCTCATCGAGTCCTGTCCGCAGTTGCGCGGTGACCGATGCGAGGAAGATCGAACTGTGGGTGAAGCAACGGGGCCCAGGCTCACCACCTCCGGGCGCTCGCCCGACTCGCGACACCCTCCCGGGTGCGGATGATCTCGCGCGCGGCTGCCTCGAGTACCTCGAGAGCGAAACGGGACTCGTCTTCACTGGAGCGGATGCCAAGCGTCTCGGCGACATCGAGTGGATATGCCCGAGTGCGACCGATGTCTTCGAGAACAAGTTCGTGACGGTCCGCACGCGGCGCGAACGTGACGAGGACGACGAAATCATTGCCAAGGCCGTGCAGGTCAGCGTGCACCCGGGTCCTCTCCCCACCGGCACGCGCCTCCTAGCGCGGTGTCGGCTCTACTATGGAGAGGAGGTCGCCCATGACGAGTGCCGGCATACGTCCGTCGGAGGGCCGCTGCTGGAGTTCCCCTGCACCAGTGAACTGACCCGAATCCTCGTGACCATCTGGTACCTCGACAAGAACGACAACGCACACATCTGGTTCGAAAGTGACAGCCCTCTCATCCGAGAGATGTCCATGGGGATGGGTGTCTCGGGCCTGAAAGGCCACCTGGAGACCCCATGGACCCAGTCCATGGAACGGGCGCACAAGCAAGTCAAAGAGCGCGCCGCGAAGGTGAGAGCCATCGACCAGGTCTCCTATCGAATCAGCTCCACTGGAAAGCGGTCCTCGCGCGAGCTGGCGGAGCAGGCCGCGAGTGCACTGGCCGCACGGCTCTTTCCGGAGCGCTCCGAAGCGCGTTTCTTTCCCAAAGGATGGGACAAGCAGGAGGGGCCCGGGCTTCTCGGGTTCGTTGAATGGTTCCGTGAGCTGACCGACGACGCGTCCGCCACTGCGTTCGTCATCGTGGACCCTTTTTTCGATGACGTCGGCATCTACGAGTTCCTCGGACGGGCACGGGGTACGCAGGCGGAGTATGTCGTCCTGACAAATACACAGGTGCCGTCCAAGGACGATGAGAGCCCGAAGGGAGAGCCCAAGAAGAAGCCCAGACGCGAGCGCATCCCGGAGACATGCAAGAACCTCCTGGGAGTTCTGGCGCAGCTTCGACTCACCGTCCTCGATCTGCAGAGCAAGGGGAATAACCGGGACGAGCTTTTCCATGATCGCTATATCCTGGTCTACGGAGATGAAGCGCAGTTGGTGAAGGGGTTCGTACTCTCCAACTCGCTTCAGGGGGCCACCAGGAACGCACCTTTGCTCGTGGTCCCCATCCCGCCCGACACGCTCGAGTCCGTGGGAGAGTACATCGCAGCTCTTCGTGCTGCGGATCCTCAAGTGGTTCCCAACGCGCAGCTCGTCACCCTCTTCGCGTCGGGCGCGGAGCGCAAGGGGCGCCTGCAGCAGCCGGGCCCGAAGGGCGTTCCAGACGCGGCGCTGTTCTTCTCACGCTTGCTCGGTGACCCCGCGCTTGAAGGTCTCGATGAGATGAGGCTCCGGACCTCGCTCGAAGCGGCTCACCTCCTGGTGAATGGCCGCTATGAGCCATCACCCGCCGCACTCCAGGTCCTGGACCCATTCATTGAGCAGATGATCACGGCCGACGAAGCGACCTTCCTGAGGCTCTGGATGGCCCTTTCTTCCTGGAGGGCGGAGCTGCAGGGGGAAAGGCGCGCGTTCGAGGAGGAACTCGCGCGGCGCATGCCACGCCTGGCTTCACGGCTTGAGCAACTGCTCGCGAGCGCTCCGTGGCGCGACGCCCCATTCGGGACGAAAGGCGTAGCGCTAGACCCGGGAGCCATTGGCCTCGGCCACCTCTTCTTTCGCCCCTATGCCCAGGTGCTGGACGATGCGCAGTCCCTGGATTCGTATCGTTTCCGCTACTATGGGGAGCAGAACCGCTCGGTCCGCAGCGCAGTGAATGACCTGGCGGAGGTTGCCCCCGAGAGGTTGGTGGGTGTCGTCGAACAAGTGGCCGTCCGCCTCCCCCCGGAGGCCCAGAGACACAGCAATGACCCCGCCCATGTGGCGGCGATGCATGTCTTGCTTCCTGCCCTCGGGGCCATCGTGGACGCGCTTCATGATGATAATGGAGGAGCACTCACCTCTCGGATGTTCCGCTCCTCGATCCCCTTCATGCGCGCGCTCGCGACTGCTCGCGTGGCCCACGCCGCTACCGTTTCGGACGCCCTTCAGCAGCTTCAGCAACTGGAACTCACGGAGCGACTCGTTGCACTCGCCGAGATGACGAGCGAGCTGCGAGTGCAAGCCAACCGCAACGACTTCCAAGAGACGGAGGACGTGCGCACAGTGCGCATGCAGCTCTTCGATGCGCTCATCGCTCTTTGGCCTCCCTCTCCGGAGGGAGCCCAGCAACTCCCGCTCGTTTCCCGGCTCGGAGGCCCCGGTGAGGCCGGGTGGGCGCTGTCCACCACCCAAGAACTCCTCGCGCCCCTTGTCACCGCGGGAAAGCTGACATGGGATGACGTCCTGAAGCACTGGGGAACGCTTCTGGAGACCCGACTGAAGAGTCTCATCGGGACGGAGCCGCGCTCCTACATGTTCAACCAGCACGAGGACCCCGACCTGTCCGAGGCCGTCGCCTGGAGCTTGGTCCGCGCAACGAGAGAAGCACGAGAGGCGCAGCTCAAGGCCATACGCGCGGTCGTCGACAAGGCGCGGCGACAACTCGCCGTGCCATTCGCCCGTTCTCGAGACTACACACGTTGGTCAGGAGCCAGAGATGAACTCGAGTGGGTATGGGCGACCGCCGGGCTCATTCTTCTGGCGGGAAGCGCCGAACTTCCAGCGGCGGAGCTAGAACCTTGGCGGGAACTCCTGCAGCTCATCCAGCCTCTCCTGGAGAGGGCTCCGAAGGGACACACCGTAGCCCTGCAGGAGTTTCGAAACGAGGTGTCGGAACAATTGGGGCGTGCAACATCTCTTCCGTGA
- a CDS encoding RluA family pseudouridine synthase — METRPTLFEPQPDPRSVSEAFPSPFDELGPSALARRAAEVMQAELRGGLIAPGLPAALLDGPEGGKMFGVLVVREPGGRVGFLRSFSGMLAGRWEVEGFVPPLFHRTAREQVEPAGEATVKALLARFEAHQSSEELRAVRSAYASQEARHAEERAALRARHDANRKRRHVRRAELEASVTLTEAERHEALHALDQESRGDKAEKRRADAAQEEERRALLPQKVKQERRLRSLERLRQKVCRELMKRIHDTYEVPNARGEHQPLRALYGVGEPPSGAGDCAGPKLLAYAFRNGLRPLALAEFWWGAPPPAGGRIAGAFYAACQDKCGPLLPFMLEGLEVAPPRTFAPPAVVADNLSIVFEDPWLVVVDKPAGLLSVPARDTSVTDSVLARLRARYPRAMGPLLVHRLDLDTSGLLVAALDPETYVDLQRQFTGREVQKRYVAWLAGDARGERGTIDFPMRVDLEDRPRQIYDPVHGKAAVTEWQVLERRGGRTRVAFFPLTGRTHQLRVHAAHPLGLGAPIVGDRLYGHEEGRLHLHAEALSFRHPKTGQQLSFERPAPF; from the coding sequence GTGGAGACGCGCCCCACCCTCTTCGAGCCACAGCCGGACCCTCGCTCCGTCTCCGAGGCCTTTCCGAGCCCGTTCGATGAGCTGGGTCCCTCCGCGCTGGCCCGCCGCGCCGCGGAGGTGATGCAGGCGGAACTCCGAGGAGGCCTCATCGCCCCCGGGCTCCCGGCGGCGCTGCTCGATGGACCCGAGGGCGGCAAGATGTTCGGCGTGCTGGTGGTGCGAGAGCCCGGCGGCCGCGTGGGCTTCCTGCGCTCCTTCTCCGGCATGCTCGCGGGGCGGTGGGAGGTCGAGGGCTTCGTCCCCCCCCTCTTCCACCGCACCGCCCGGGAGCAGGTGGAACCGGCGGGGGAGGCCACGGTGAAGGCACTGCTCGCCCGCTTCGAGGCGCACCAGTCCTCGGAGGAGCTGCGAGCGGTCCGCTCCGCGTACGCGTCCCAGGAGGCACGCCACGCCGAGGAGCGGGCAGCGCTGCGAGCCCGGCACGACGCGAACCGGAAGCGGCGCCACGTCCGGAGGGCGGAGCTGGAGGCATCTGTCACGCTCACGGAGGCGGAGCGGCACGAGGCCCTCCATGCGCTGGACCAGGAGAGCCGGGGAGACAAGGCGGAGAAGCGCCGGGCCGACGCCGCACAGGAAGAGGAGCGACGGGCGCTGCTACCCCAGAAGGTGAAGCAGGAGCGGCGCCTGCGATCCCTGGAGCGCCTCCGGCAGAAGGTCTGCCGTGAGCTGATGAAGCGGATCCACGACACCTACGAGGTGCCCAACGCACGAGGCGAGCACCAGCCCTTGCGAGCCCTGTACGGCGTTGGGGAGCCGCCCTCGGGTGCTGGAGACTGCGCGGGGCCCAAGCTGCTCGCCTACGCCTTCCGGAACGGGCTGCGTCCGCTGGCCCTGGCCGAGTTCTGGTGGGGCGCGCCACCACCTGCGGGAGGACGCATCGCCGGAGCGTTCTATGCGGCATGCCAGGACAAGTGTGGGCCGCTGCTCCCGTTCATGCTGGAGGGCCTGGAAGTCGCGCCTCCTCGGACGTTCGCACCGCCAGCGGTGGTGGCAGATAACCTGTCCATCGTCTTCGAGGATCCGTGGCTGGTGGTGGTCGACAAGCCCGCGGGGCTGCTCTCGGTGCCTGCACGCGACACGTCCGTGACGGACTCCGTGCTCGCACGGCTGCGCGCCCGGTATCCCCGCGCGATGGGGCCGCTCCTCGTACACCGGCTGGATCTAGACACGTCCGGGCTGCTCGTCGCGGCGCTCGACCCGGAGACGTACGTGGACCTGCAGCGGCAGTTCACAGGCCGCGAGGTCCAGAAGCGCTACGTGGCGTGGCTTGCGGGGGACGCCCGAGGTGAGCGGGGCACCATCGACTTCCCCATGCGCGTGGACCTGGAGGACCGGCCCCGGCAGATCTACGACCCCGTGCACGGCAAGGCCGCCGTCACCGAGTGGCAGGTCCTCGAGCGCCGCGGCGGCCGCACCCGGGTGGCCTTCTTCCCGCTCACGGGCCGAACCCACCAACTTCGCGTGCACGCGGCGCATCCGCTCGGCCTCGGTGCGCCCATCGTCGGAGACCGGCTCTACGGGCACGAAGAGGGTCGCCTGCACCTGCACGCGGAGGCCCTTTCGTTCCGGCACCCCAAGACAGGGCAGCAGCTCTCATTCGAGCGGCCTGCCCCCTTCTGA
- a CDS encoding trypsin-like serine peptidase: MKNFSLPSTRSLLAAGLAFASLTTLGCDPAAQPPEPPSYEEQLKAFDPAQSPDWKLEGIVPQREHAEGEAMDPAAPPKVPSGDYLILADGRMFRYVGQEPLPEALFSGGGSDRGEDVDAAGLGSQEQGIIIGTDGRSVVTSDTTLRAWPHRSIGAVIYSSTATSGGCTATMIGPRHAVTAAHCLHDGAGTWYWPLYFSPGHKGEGSDRTPNGAYRKVVARYARTYDAGWDYGLLILEDRPETASLGWLGFGWWSSDSFYEDRALRVFGYPGANYACAASPNSDGTCGGYMYQSFCSVSDYSSDVLYHQCDTQNGNSGSALQSWVGSDLYVIGVHKGAPNSTANYGPRFTQQKASVDLCGWIKQWPSIYASRSCN, from the coding sequence ATGAAGAACTTCTCGCTTCCCTCCACCCGCTCGCTGCTCGCCGCAGGGCTCGCGTTCGCCAGTCTCACCACGCTGGGCTGCGACCCGGCGGCTCAGCCCCCCGAGCCCCCGAGCTACGAGGAGCAGCTGAAAGCGTTCGATCCCGCGCAGTCGCCGGACTGGAAGCTGGAGGGCATCGTCCCGCAGCGCGAGCACGCCGAAGGCGAGGCGATGGACCCGGCCGCCCCTCCGAAGGTTCCCTCTGGGGACTACCTCATCCTGGCCGACGGCCGCATGTTCCGGTACGTGGGCCAGGAGCCGCTGCCCGAGGCGCTCTTCAGCGGCGGCGGCAGCGACCGGGGCGAGGACGTGGACGCCGCGGGGCTGGGCTCGCAGGAGCAGGGCATCATCATCGGCACGGATGGCCGCAGCGTGGTCACCAGCGACACGACGCTGCGCGCCTGGCCGCACCGCTCCATCGGGGCGGTCATCTACAGCTCGACGGCCACCAGCGGCGGCTGCACCGCGACGATGATTGGCCCTCGGCACGCGGTCACCGCAGCGCACTGCCTGCATGATGGCGCGGGCACGTGGTACTGGCCGCTGTACTTCTCCCCGGGTCACAAGGGTGAGGGCAGCGACCGCACGCCGAACGGGGCCTACCGCAAGGTCGTGGCCCGCTACGCGCGGACCTACGATGCGGGCTGGGACTACGGGCTGCTCATCCTCGAGGACCGGCCGGAGACGGCAAGCCTGGGCTGGCTGGGCTTCGGGTGGTGGAGCAGCGACTCCTTCTATGAGGACCGTGCGCTGCGCGTCTTTGGCTACCCGGGAGCGAACTACGCGTGCGCGGCCTCGCCGAACTCGGACGGCACCTGCGGCGGGTACATGTACCAGTCGTTCTGCTCGGTGTCCGACTACTCGAGCGACGTGCTGTACCACCAGTGTGACACCCAGAACGGCAACAGCGGCTCGGCGCTGCAGAGCTGGGTGGGCAGCGACCTGTACGTGATTGGCGTGCACAAGGGCGCTCCGAACTCGACCGCCAACTACGGGCCGCGCTTCACGCAGCAGAAGGCCTCGGTGGACCTGTGCGGCTGGATCAAGCAGTGGCCGAGCATCTACGCCTCGCGCAGCTGCAACTGA
- a CDS encoding glutathione S-transferase family protein has protein sequence MITLYQGPAAWGVANISPYCLKLESYLRMTKVPYTVAVGGFGKAPKGKIPFIEEDGKFLGDSQHIIEHLKRKHGDVLDAKLTPEQSATGHAVRRMLEESTYWNIIHDRWIAEDGWTVNRPIFESLFPPVVGKVVPSLIRRGMIKASRAQGMGRHQPEEVLEMGKADLTAVAVLLGDKPFLQGEHPTSFDATVYAFLASILSFPVDSPLRRFAQQQPTLVRYFERFHQRYFGDWSPPAA, from the coding sequence ATGATCACCCTGTATCAAGGACCGGCCGCCTGGGGCGTCGCCAACATCAGCCCGTATTGCCTCAAGCTGGAGAGCTACCTCCGGATGACGAAGGTTCCCTACACGGTGGCCGTGGGGGGCTTCGGGAAGGCCCCGAAAGGGAAGATCCCCTTCATCGAGGAGGACGGGAAGTTCCTGGGGGACTCCCAGCACATCATCGAGCACCTCAAGCGCAAGCACGGGGACGTGCTGGACGCGAAGCTCACCCCGGAGCAGTCCGCCACGGGCCACGCCGTGCGCCGCATGCTGGAGGAGAGCACCTATTGGAACATCATCCATGACCGCTGGATCGCGGAGGATGGGTGGACGGTCAACCGGCCCATCTTCGAGTCCTTGTTCCCACCTGTCGTCGGCAAGGTCGTTCCGTCGCTGATCCGCCGGGGTATGATCAAGGCGAGCCGGGCCCAGGGGATGGGGCGTCACCAGCCCGAGGAGGTCCTGGAGATGGGCAAGGCGGACCTCACCGCCGTGGCAGTGCTGCTGGGTGACAAGCCATTCCTGCAGGGAGAGCACCCCACCTCGTTCGACGCGACGGTGTACGCGTTCCTCGCGAGCATCCTCTCGTTCCCGGTGGACTCGCCGCTGCGCCGGTTCGCGCAGCAGCAGCCCACCCTGGTCCGCTACTTCGAGCGGTTCCATCAGCGCTACTTCGGAGACTGGAGCCCGCCCGCCGCCTGA